One Streptomyces sp. B21-105 genomic region harbors:
- a CDS encoding Fur family transcriptional regulator produces MTTAGPPVRGRSTRQRAAVAAALDEVEEFRSAQDLHDMLKHKGDSVGLTTVYRTLQSLADAGEVDVLRTSDGESVYRRCSTGEHHHHLVCRVCGKAVEVEGPAVEKWAEAIAAEHGYVSVAHTVEIFGTCAECAGASGG; encoded by the coding sequence GTGACGACCGCTGGACCGCCTGTGAGGGGCCGCTCCACCCGGCAGCGTGCCGCGGTGGCGGCCGCGCTCGACGAGGTCGAGGAGTTCCGCAGCGCTCAGGACCTGCACGACATGCTCAAGCACAAGGGCGACTCGGTGGGCCTGACCACGGTCTACCGCACGCTCCAGTCCCTCGCCGACGCCGGCGAGGTCGACGTCCTGCGCACCTCGGACGGCGAGTCGGTGTACCGCCGCTGCTCCACCGGCGAGCACCACCACCACCTCGTCTGCCGCGTCTGCGGCAAGGCCGTGGAGGTGGAGGGCCCGGCGGTCGAGAAGTGGGCCGAGGCGATCGCCGCCGAGCACGGCTACGTCAGCGTGGCCCACACCGTGGAGATCTTCGGCACGTGCGCGGAGTGCGCGGGCGCCTCCGGCGGCTGA
- a CDS encoding metal ABC transporter substrate-binding protein, giving the protein MNVRRLISGTAVAAATALGLGTLSACSSDSAAAANTDKFDVVASFYPMAFLAEQIGGDHVHVTSLTEPGQEPHDLEISAKQTAALQESDAVLYLKNLQPSVDDAVAQSEIKTKIDAASLTTMEKHGNEVGGHAAEHDDHENEELAGLDPHIWLDPVRYAQVAEGVGEAFEKADPDHAADYKTNTATLVKKLGDLNTQFKDGLANTKTKVFITTHAAFGYLAERYGLTEEAINGLDPESEPSAARVKELEKMAKADGVTTVFYETLVSDKTAKTIAGDAGLKTDVLDPIEGITDQSRGQNYFSVQQANLKALQTALGTK; this is encoded by the coding sequence ATGAACGTACGACGACTCATATCCGGCACGGCCGTCGCGGCGGCCACCGCCCTCGGCCTCGGCACCCTCTCCGCGTGCTCCTCCGACAGCGCGGCCGCGGCCAACACGGACAAGTTCGACGTCGTCGCGTCGTTCTATCCGATGGCCTTCCTCGCCGAGCAGATAGGCGGGGACCACGTGCATGTCACCAGCCTCACCGAGCCCGGCCAGGAACCGCACGACCTGGAGATCAGCGCCAAGCAGACGGCCGCGCTCCAGGAGTCCGACGCGGTGCTCTACCTGAAGAACCTCCAGCCCTCCGTCGACGACGCGGTGGCCCAGTCCGAGATCAAGACCAAGATCGACGCCGCCTCCCTCACCACGATGGAGAAGCACGGCAACGAGGTCGGCGGCCACGCGGCCGAGCACGACGACCACGAGAACGAGGAGCTGGCCGGCCTCGACCCGCACATCTGGCTCGACCCGGTGCGCTACGCCCAGGTCGCCGAGGGCGTCGGCGAGGCCTTCGAGAAGGCCGACCCCGACCACGCTGCCGACTACAAGACCAACACCGCGACCCTGGTGAAGAAGCTCGGCGACCTCAACACCCAGTTCAAGGACGGGCTGGCGAACACGAAGACCAAGGTCTTCATCACCACCCACGCCGCCTTCGGATACCTCGCCGAGCGCTACGGCCTGACCGAGGAGGCCATCAACGGCCTCGACCCCGAGTCGGAGCCCAGCGCCGCGCGCGTGAAGGAGCTTGAGAAGATGGCCAAGGCCGACGGCGTCACCACCGTGTTCTACGAGACGCTCGTCAGCGACAAGACCGCGAAGACCATCGCCGGCGACGCCGGACTGAAGACGGACGTCCTCGACCCGATCGAGGGCATCACGGACCAGTCCCGCGGCCAGAACTACTTCTCGGTCCAGCAGGCGAACCTCAAGGCGCTTCAGACGGCCCTGGGAACCAAGTGA
- a CDS encoding isoprenyl transferase: MVVRGFLGRQRKEYRTPEPHPSGARPPKLPGELVPEHVAIVMDGNGRWAKERGLPRTEGHKVGAEQVLDVLQGAVEMGVRNISLYAFSTENWKRSPDEVRFLMNFNRDFIRKTRDTLDELGIRVRWVGRMPKLWKSVAKELQVAQEQTKDNDRLTLYFCMNYGGRAEIADAAQALAEDVKAGRLDPSKVTEKTLAKYLYYPDMPDVDLFLRPSGEQRTSNYLIWQSAYAEMVFQDVLWPDFDRRDLWRACVEFASRDRRFGGATPNEVLLSLEGRTPDRDVTS; the protein is encoded by the coding sequence ATGGTCGTACGCGGGTTCCTGGGGCGGCAACGCAAGGAGTACAGGACTCCGGAGCCGCACCCGTCCGGCGCTCGGCCGCCGAAGCTCCCCGGTGAGCTGGTCCCCGAGCATGTGGCGATCGTCATGGACGGCAACGGCCGCTGGGCCAAGGAGCGCGGGCTGCCGCGCACCGAGGGGCACAAGGTCGGCGCCGAGCAGGTCCTCGACGTGCTGCAGGGCGCCGTCGAGATGGGGGTGCGCAACATCTCGCTGTACGCCTTCTCCACCGAGAACTGGAAGCGTTCGCCCGACGAGGTCCGCTTCCTGATGAACTTCAACCGCGACTTCATCCGCAAGACCCGCGACACCCTTGACGAGCTCGGTATCCGGGTGCGCTGGGTGGGCCGGATGCCCAAACTGTGGAAGTCGGTCGCCAAGGAGCTCCAGGTCGCCCAGGAGCAGACCAAGGACAACGACCGGCTCACCCTGTACTTCTGCATGAACTACGGCGGCCGGGCCGAGATCGCGGACGCCGCGCAGGCGCTCGCGGAGGATGTGAAGGCGGGGCGTCTCGACCCGTCCAAGGTCACCGAGAAGACCCTCGCGAAGTACCTGTACTACCCGGACATGCCGGACGTCGACCTGTTCCTGCGGCCGAGTGGCGAGCAGCGCACCTCCAACTACCTGATCTGGCAGAGCGCGTACGCGGAGATGGTCTTCCAGGACGTCCTGTGGCCCGACTTCGACCGCCGCGACCTGTGGCGGGCCTGCGTCGAGTTCGCCTCCCGCGACCGCCGTTTCGGCGGCGCCACCCCGAACGAGGTCCTGCTGTCCCTGGAGGGACGGACCCCGGACCGGGATGTCACCTCGTAG
- a CDS encoding metal ABC transporter permease, protein MDILDYAFMQRALLAAVLVGITAPAVGVYLVQRRQALMGDGIGHVAMTGVGLGFLLNASPVWMATAVSVLGAVAMELIRWYGRTRGDIALAMLFYGGMAGGVMFINLAPGGSNANLTSYLFGSLSTVSESDVTAICLLAGFVVAVTLGLRRQLFAVSQDEEFARVTGLPVRALNLLTAVTAAVTVTVAMRVVGLLLVSALMVVPVAAAQQLSRSFAATFAIAVAIGVTVTLGGTVTSYYQDVPPGATIVLLTIAAFIALSVLAAPLARRRARALAAQGPAGDPAECTIPATRDAGDEVGV, encoded by the coding sequence ATGGACATCCTCGACTACGCCTTCATGCAGCGGGCCCTGCTCGCCGCCGTCCTCGTCGGCATCACCGCGCCCGCGGTCGGCGTCTACCTCGTCCAGCGCCGCCAGGCCCTCATGGGCGACGGCATCGGCCACGTCGCGATGACCGGCGTCGGCCTCGGCTTCCTCCTCAACGCCTCGCCCGTGTGGATGGCGACCGCCGTGTCCGTGCTCGGCGCGGTGGCGATGGAACTGATCCGCTGGTACGGCAGGACCCGCGGCGACATCGCCCTCGCGATGCTCTTCTACGGCGGCATGGCCGGCGGCGTGATGTTCATCAACCTCGCGCCCGGCGGCTCCAACGCCAACCTGACGTCGTACCTCTTCGGATCGCTGTCGACCGTCTCCGAGTCGGACGTCACCGCCATCTGCCTGCTCGCGGGCTTCGTCGTCGCCGTCACCCTGGGCCTGCGCCGCCAGCTCTTCGCGGTCAGCCAGGACGAGGAGTTCGCCCGCGTGACGGGCCTGCCGGTGCGGGCGCTGAACCTGCTGACCGCCGTCACCGCCGCGGTGACCGTGACGGTCGCCATGCGGGTGGTGGGCCTGCTGCTGGTCAGCGCGCTGATGGTGGTCCCGGTGGCCGCCGCGCAGCAGCTCAGCCGCAGCTTCGCCGCCACCTTCGCGATCGCCGTCGCGATCGGCGTGACGGTGACCCTCGGCGGCACGGTCACCTCCTACTACCAGGACGTGCCGCCCGGTGCGACGATCGTCCTGCTGACCATCGCCGCGTTCATCGCGCTGAGCGTGCTGGCCGCCCCGCTGGCCCGCCGCCGCGCCCGCGCCCTGGCCGCGCAGGGACCCGCCGGAGACCCCGCCGAGTGCACGATTCCGGCCACCCGGGACGCGGGGGACGAGGTCGGCGTCTGA
- a CDS encoding metal ABC transporter ATP-binding protein — protein sequence MDAKAEPVIAMRAVSAQLGSRPVLRGVDLTVRRGEVVALLGANGSGKSTAVRSVIGQVAIDAGEIELFGTAHRRFRDWSRVGYVPQRTTAAGGVPATVTEIVSSGRLSRTRFGVFRKADHTAVRRALDLVGMSDRAKDNVDALSGGQHQRVLIARALVAEPELLIMDEPMAGVDLASQEVLARTLKDQVAAGTTVLLVLHELGPLEPLIDRAVVLRDGCVLHDGPPTPAVGQHALPGHDHVHPHAPAGVEPIRTGLLS from the coding sequence ATGGACGCGAAGGCCGAGCCCGTGATCGCGATGCGCGCAGTCAGCGCACAACTGGGCTCGCGCCCAGTGCTGCGGGGCGTCGACCTCACCGTGCGGCGCGGTGAGGTCGTCGCCCTGCTCGGCGCGAACGGCTCCGGGAAGTCGACGGCTGTGCGCAGCGTCATCGGCCAGGTGGCGATCGACGCGGGCGAGATCGAACTGTTCGGCACCGCGCACCGCCGGTTCCGGGACTGGTCGCGGGTCGGATACGTGCCGCAGCGCACCACGGCAGCGGGCGGCGTCCCGGCCACGGTGACGGAGATCGTCTCCTCGGGCCGGCTCTCCCGCACCCGCTTCGGCGTCTTCCGCAAGGCCGACCACACGGCCGTCCGCCGGGCCCTGGATCTGGTCGGCATGTCCGACCGCGCCAAGGACAACGTGGACGCCCTCTCCGGCGGCCAGCACCAGCGCGTGCTCATCGCCCGCGCGCTCGTCGCCGAACCCGAACTGCTGATCATGGACGAGCCGATGGCCGGCGTCGACCTCGCCAGCCAGGAGGTCCTGGCCCGCACCCTGAAGGACCAGGTCGCGGCGGGCACGACCGTCCTGCTCGTCCTGCACGAACTGGGCCCGCTGGAGCCCCTCATCGACCGGGCGGTCGTCCTGCGCGACGGCTGCGTCCTGCACGACGGCCCGCCCACCCCGGCCGTGGGGCAGCACGCCCTCCCCGGCCACGACCACGTACACCCGCACGCACCCGCGGGCGTCGAACCGATCCGCACGGGACTGCTGAGCTGA
- the leuA gene encoding 2-isopropylmalate synthase: MANRQQPSQMPIHKYGQYDQVDIPDRTWPDNRITAAPRWLSTDLRDGNQALIDPMSPERKRRMFDQLVKMGYKEIEVGFPASGQTDFDFVRSIIEEEGAIPDDVTISVLTQAREDLIERTVESLKGAHRATVHLYNATAPVFRRVVFRGSKDDIKQIAVDGTRLVMEYAEKLLGPETEFGYQYSPEIFTDTELDFALEVCEAVMDVYQPGPGREIILNLPATVERSTPSTHADRFEWMSRNISRREHVVISVHPHNDRGTAVAAAELALMAGADRVEGCLFGQGERTGNVDLVTLGMNLFSQGVDPQIDFSDIDEIRRTWEYCNQMEVHPRHPYVGDLVYTSFSGSHQDAIKKGFDAMEADAAAKGVTVDDIEWAVPYLPIDPKDVGRSYEAVIRVNSQSGKGGIAYVLKNDHKLDLPRRMQIEFSRLIQAKTDAEGGEVTGSAIWSVFQDEYLPNPENPWGRIQVRTGQSTTDTDGVDTLTVEATVDGQDTVLTGTGNGPISAFFDALQSVGVDVRLLDYQEHTMSEGASAQAASYIECAIGDKVLWGIGIDANTTRASLKAVVSAVNRASR; encoded by the coding sequence ATGGCGAACCGCCAGCAGCCCAGCCAGATGCCGATCCACAAGTACGGCCAGTACGACCAGGTCGACATCCCCGACCGCACCTGGCCGGACAACCGGATCACCGCCGCCCCCCGCTGGCTCTCCACCGACCTGCGCGACGGCAACCAGGCCCTGATCGACCCCATGTCGCCCGAGCGCAAGCGCCGGATGTTCGACCAGCTGGTCAAGATGGGCTACAAGGAGATCGAGGTCGGCTTCCCGGCCTCCGGACAGACCGACTTCGACTTCGTGCGCTCGATCATCGAGGAAGAGGGCGCGATCCCGGACGACGTCACCATCTCCGTACTGACCCAGGCCCGCGAGGACCTGATCGAGCGGACCGTGGAGTCCCTGAAGGGCGCCCACCGCGCCACCGTCCACCTGTACAACGCCACCGCGCCGGTCTTCCGCCGGGTCGTCTTCCGCGGCTCCAAGGACGACATCAAGCAGATCGCCGTCGACGGCACCCGCCTGGTCATGGAGTACGCGGAGAAGCTGCTGGGCCCCGAGACCGAGTTCGGCTACCAGTACAGCCCCGAGATCTTCACCGACACCGAGCTGGACTTCGCCCTCGAGGTCTGCGAGGCGGTCATGGACGTCTACCAGCCCGGCCCGGGCCGCGAGATCATCCTGAACCTGCCGGCCACCGTCGAGCGTTCCACGCCCTCCACCCACGCCGACCGCTTCGAGTGGATGAGCCGCAACATCTCCCGCCGTGAGCACGTCGTCATCTCCGTCCACCCGCACAACGACCGCGGCACCGCCGTCGCCGCCGCCGAACTGGCGCTGATGGCCGGCGCCGACCGCGTCGAGGGCTGCCTGTTCGGGCAGGGCGAGCGCACCGGCAACGTCGACCTGGTCACCCTGGGCATGAACCTCTTCTCCCAGGGCGTCGACCCGCAGATCGACTTCTCCGACATCGACGAGATCCGTCGCACGTGGGAGTACTGCAACCAGATGGAGGTCCACCCGCGCCACCCGTACGTGGGCGACCTGGTCTACACGTCCTTCTCCGGCTCCCACCAGGACGCCATCAAGAAGGGCTTCGACGCCATGGAGGCCGACGCCGCCGCCAAGGGCGTCACCGTCGACGACATCGAGTGGGCTGTCCCCTACCTGCCGATCGACCCGAAGGACGTCGGCCGTTCCTACGAGGCGGTCATCCGCGTCAACTCGCAGTCCGGCAAGGGCGGTATCGCGTACGTCCTGAAGAACGACCACAAGCTGGACCTGCCCCGCCGGATGCAGATCGAGTTCTCCAGGCTCATCCAGGCCAAGACGGACGCCGAGGGCGGCGAGGTCACCGGCAGCGCCATCTGGTCCGTCTTCCAGGACGAGTACCTGCCGAACCCCGAGAACCCCTGGGGCCGCATCCAGGTCCGCACCGGTCAGTCGACCACCGACACCGACGGCGTGGACACCCTGACCGTCGAGGCCACGGTCGACGGCCAGGACACCGTCCTGACCGGTACCGGCAACGGTCCGATCTCGGCCTTCTTCGACGCCCTGCAGTCCGTCGGCGTCGACGTGCGCCTGCTGGACTACCAGGAGCACACGATGAGCGAGGGCGCCTCCGCGCAGGCCGCCTCCTACATCGAGTGCGCGATCGGCGACAAGGTCCTGTGGGGCATCGGCATCGACGCGAACACGACGCGTGCCTCGCTGAAGGCGGTCGTCTCGGCCGTCAACCGCGCGAGCCGCTGA
- a CDS encoding TerB family tellurite resistance protein: protein MLPERGRDGRVTRRARILGTRTAWTPVGDGEFFCPGCGGDRNYQRLTGQRRFTVLGVPVLPRGETGPVVECAACRGHFGADALDHPTTVRFSAMLRDAVHTVALAVLSADGSCARTALGTAAGAVRAAGFADCTEEQLAALVEALAADTGHNYGESYGPGLAIELHEALDPLAPHLAPVGRESILLQGARIALADGPYTPAEREVLATVGAALTICADDVTRLLAAARTPS from the coding sequence GTGCTGCCAGAACGGGGACGAGACGGCCGTGTCACCAGGCGTGCCCGCATCCTGGGCACCCGCACCGCGTGGACGCCCGTCGGCGACGGCGAGTTCTTCTGCCCGGGCTGCGGCGGAGACCGCAACTACCAGCGGCTCACCGGCCAGCGCCGCTTCACCGTGCTCGGCGTGCCCGTCCTGCCGCGCGGCGAGACCGGCCCGGTCGTCGAGTGCGCGGCCTGCCGGGGGCACTTCGGCGCCGACGCCCTCGACCACCCCACCACCGTCCGCTTCTCGGCGATGCTCCGCGACGCCGTCCACACCGTCGCCCTCGCGGTGCTCTCCGCGGACGGCAGCTGCGCCCGCACCGCCCTCGGGACGGCGGCCGGAGCGGTCCGTGCGGCCGGCTTCGCCGACTGCACGGAGGAACAGCTCGCCGCCCTCGTCGAGGCGCTCGCCGCCGACACCGGCCACAACTACGGCGAGTCGTACGGCCCCGGGCTCGCCATAGAGCTCCACGAGGCCCTCGACCCGCTCGCCCCCCACCTCGCACCGGTCGGCCGCGAGTCGATCCTGCTGCAGGGCGCACGGATCGCCCTCGCGGACGGCCCCTACACCCCGGCCGAACGCGAGGTCCTCGCGACCGTCGGCGCGGCCCTGACCATCTGCGCGGACGACGTGACCCGCCTCCTGGCCGCGGCCCGCACACCGTCCTGA
- a CDS encoding GNAT family N-acetyltransferase: MSAWSTREARADDLPVLSRLLAETCDPAEVPSSALLAESIANGLVRVAESDGEVVGCVAAERPSPEHVRLSAAGVREGLRRRGIALRLLDELSLRVSERIGPAPLVSAVIEITDIPVSGLLLKSGFIGTRVMRTSRHPDGVCLHYQHKRRVEYIDPDTRYLVPLSAQTQLIESLASQDQAVTALVSLHGEPALEITRFEQDDPATLQSGEAAAGIAFSGAILAAITFLLGFAFTSTRFPDDVRLLLIGATFSTVLSLIVYASASGELARIHSNTFARIMKYGNVLSEFGGVLPFLISLPVTYAQASGDPRTTMVLAALLSVSIAWYERSEFSIAHRFRKSIVEIVLMAFTAASPLIGAAVVSTGTTSWPWTTALACVLSARTWLYLYRRGPEAGTAGRRQWQVRD, translated from the coding sequence ATGAGCGCATGGTCCACCCGAGAAGCACGCGCGGACGATCTGCCGGTACTCAGCCGGTTACTGGCGGAGACGTGCGACCCGGCCGAGGTCCCGTCGTCGGCCCTGCTGGCCGAGTCGATCGCCAACGGGCTGGTCCGGGTCGCCGAATCCGACGGCGAGGTGGTCGGATGCGTCGCCGCAGAAAGGCCTTCCCCGGAACATGTGCGTCTGTCGGCGGCTGGCGTCCGTGAGGGTCTGCGCCGGCGGGGGATCGCTCTCCGTCTCCTGGACGAGCTGTCGCTGCGCGTCTCGGAACGCATCGGTCCGGCCCCTTTGGTCTCGGCCGTCATCGAGATCACGGACATCCCCGTCTCGGGGCTCCTGCTGAAGAGCGGCTTCATCGGCACTCGCGTCATGCGCACCAGCCGGCATCCCGACGGAGTCTGCCTTCACTACCAGCACAAGAGACGCGTCGAGTACATAGACCCCGACACACGCTATCTCGTCCCCCTGAGCGCGCAGACGCAACTGATCGAATCCCTCGCGTCGCAGGATCAGGCCGTGACCGCGCTGGTGTCCCTGCACGGTGAGCCCGCGCTGGAGATCACGCGTTTCGAGCAGGACGACCCCGCGACCCTTCAGTCCGGTGAGGCCGCGGCGGGCATTGCGTTCTCCGGAGCGATACTCGCGGCCATCACGTTCCTCCTGGGCTTCGCCTTCACCTCGACGCGATTCCCGGACGACGTCCGCCTTCTCCTGATCGGCGCCACCTTCAGCACCGTGCTGTCCCTGATCGTCTACGCCAGCGCCTCAGGAGAACTCGCCCGTATCCACTCGAACACGTTCGCCAGGATCATGAAATACGGCAACGTGCTCTCCGAGTTCGGTGGTGTGCTGCCGTTCCTCATCTCCCTCCCCGTCACCTACGCACAGGCGAGCGGCGATCCGAGGACGACCATGGTTCTGGCCGCACTGCTGAGCGTGAGCATCGCGTGGTACGAGCGGTCCGAGTTCTCCATCGCCCACCGGTTCCGCAAGAGCATCGTGGAGATCGTCCTCATGGCGTTCACTGCGGCCTCACCCCTCATCGGCGCGGCGGTCGTCTCGACGGGTACCACCAGCTGGCCTTGGACCACCGCACTGGCCTGCGTCCTCTCTGCCCGGACCTGGCTGTATCTCTACCGGCGAGGTCCCGAGGCGGGGACGGCTGGGCGCCGTCAGTGGCAGGTCAGGGACTGA
- a CDS encoding FAD-dependent oxidoreductase codes for MPAPAVVIGAGVVGLTTAVSLAEAGRDVRVDAELLPGDTTSAAAGASWDPFLAEPADLVERWSKETLRVLLELGADDSTGVRLVEGTHESRVPRDVPAWAPWVGAGPCEPKDLRPGYVEGWRYRAPVVDMPRYLGYLADRLAHAGGRLRQHRYASLEEAASEASVIVNCTGTGARALVGDSSVEAVRGQLVVVENPGVTTFFCDDTPEADELTYLYPQSDVVVLGGTSDRGSWDLRPDAAAAAEIVRRCAAVEPSLADARVVGHRVGLRPVRPLVRLDTENRDGTLILHNYGHGGAGLTLSWGCAREVADLLRAAE; via the coding sequence ATGCCGGCACCCGCGGTAGTGATCGGCGCCGGAGTGGTCGGCCTCACCACGGCGGTCAGCCTCGCGGAGGCGGGCCGGGACGTGCGCGTGGACGCCGAACTGCTTCCCGGCGACACGACCTCGGCCGCCGCGGGCGCTTCGTGGGACCCGTTCCTGGCCGAACCCGCCGACCTGGTGGAGCGCTGGAGCAAGGAGACCCTGCGCGTCCTGCTGGAGCTCGGAGCCGACGACAGTACAGGGGTCCGTCTCGTCGAAGGCACGCACGAGTCCCGTGTACCGCGGGACGTGCCGGCGTGGGCTCCCTGGGTCGGTGCCGGACCGTGCGAACCGAAGGATCTGCGCCCGGGTTACGTCGAGGGGTGGCGCTACCGCGCGCCCGTCGTCGACATGCCCAGGTATCTGGGCTATCTCGCCGACCGGTTGGCGCACGCCGGCGGGCGGCTGCGACAGCACCGCTACGCCTCGCTCGAAGAGGCGGCGTCCGAGGCGTCCGTCATCGTGAACTGCACGGGAACCGGCGCGCGAGCCCTGGTAGGGGACTCGTCCGTGGAGGCGGTGCGCGGCCAGCTCGTCGTGGTCGAGAATCCCGGCGTCACGACGTTCTTCTGCGACGACACCCCGGAAGCCGATGAACTCACCTATCTCTACCCGCAGTCCGACGTGGTGGTCCTGGGCGGTACCTCGGACCGGGGGAGCTGGGATCTCCGTCCCGATGCCGCTGCCGCCGCAGAGATCGTGCGGCGGTGTGCGGCGGTCGAACCCTCCCTCGCCGACGCCCGGGTGGTGGGTCACCGCGTGGGTCTCAGGCCGGTAAGACCCCTGGTCCGGCTGGACACCGAGAATCGTGACGGCACGCTGATCCTGCACAACTACGGCCATGGCGGCGCTGGCCTGACCCTGTCCTGGGGGTGCGCCCGCGAGGTCGCCGACCTGTTGCGCGCCGCCGAGTAG
- the recO gene encoding DNA repair protein RecO: protein MSLFRDDGIVLRTQKLGEADRIITLLTRGHGRVRAVARGVRRTKSKFGARLEPFSHVDVQFFARGSSELVGRGLPLCTQSEIIAPYGGGIVTDYARYTAGTAMLETAERFTDHEGEPAVQQYLLLVGALRTLARGEHAPHLVLDAFLLRSLAVNGYAPSFGDCARCGMPGPNRFFSVAAGGSVCADCRVAGSVVPSPQTLVLLGALLTGDWETADACEPRHVREGSGLVSAYLHWHLERGLRSLRYVEK from the coding sequence ATGAGTCTGTTCCGCGATGACGGGATCGTGCTGCGCACCCAGAAGCTGGGTGAGGCGGATCGCATCATCACGCTGCTCACGCGCGGGCACGGGCGGGTGCGGGCGGTGGCGCGGGGGGTGCGGCGGACGAAGTCGAAGTTCGGGGCGCGGCTCGAGCCGTTCTCCCACGTCGACGTGCAGTTCTTCGCGCGGGGCAGCAGCGAGCTGGTCGGACGCGGGCTGCCGTTGTGCACGCAGAGCGAGATCATCGCCCCCTACGGCGGCGGCATCGTGACCGACTACGCCCGCTACACCGCCGGCACGGCCATGCTGGAGACCGCCGAGCGGTTCACCGACCACGAGGGCGAGCCGGCCGTGCAGCAGTACCTGCTGCTCGTGGGCGCGCTGCGGACCCTGGCCCGCGGCGAGCACGCCCCGCACCTGGTGCTGGACGCGTTCCTGCTGCGGTCGCTGGCCGTGAACGGGTACGCCCCCAGCTTCGGGGACTGCGCGAGGTGCGGGATGCCGGGGCCCAACCGGTTCTTCTCGGTCGCCGCCGGCGGCTCCGTCTGCGCGGACTGCCGGGTGGCCGGCAGCGTCGTACCCTCGCCGCAGACCCTGGTCCTCCTGGGCGCGCTGCTCACGGGAGACTGGGAGACGGCCGACGCGTGCGAGCCGCGGCACGTCCGGGAGGGCAGCGGGCTGGTGTCCGCCTATCTGCACTGGCACCTGGAGCGCGGACTGCGCTCCCTTCGGTACGTCGAGAAGTAA
- a CDS encoding SigE family RNA polymerase sigma factor: MQAEQEDRFHEFVRARWSRLVRTAYLLTGDVHHAEDLTQTALAKAYRSWRRISRSDSPEAYVRRMLVTCNSDRFRKRRVTEALTAAPPDRAGRDEGAGQVEERGSLLAGLAQLPPRQRAVVVLRYWEDLSEAEVAEVLGCSTGTVKSQASKGLAKLRTYPGLSAGRAPADGRGQTEQGERGDSGERDRRARGLRVRGADA, from the coding sequence ATGCAGGCCGAACAAGAGGACCGGTTCCACGAGTTCGTCAGAGCGCGGTGGTCCCGGCTGGTGCGAACCGCGTATCTGCTCACGGGGGACGTCCACCACGCGGAGGACCTGACGCAGACGGCGCTGGCCAAGGCATACCGGTCGTGGCGGCGGATATCGCGCAGCGACAGCCCGGAGGCGTACGTGCGGCGGATGCTGGTCACGTGCAACAGCGACCGGTTCCGCAAGCGGCGGGTCACCGAGGCGCTGACCGCGGCGCCGCCGGACCGGGCGGGGCGCGACGAGGGCGCGGGGCAGGTGGAGGAGCGTGGCTCGCTGCTCGCCGGGCTCGCCCAACTGCCGCCCAGACAGCGGGCGGTGGTGGTGCTCCGGTACTGGGAGGACCTTTCCGAGGCGGAGGTGGCCGAGGTGCTCGGCTGCTCGACCGGCACGGTGAAGAGCCAGGCGTCGAAGGGCCTGGCGAAGTTGCGCACGTATCCGGGACTGTCCGCGGGCCGCGCGCCGGCGGACGGTCGGGGGCAGACAGAGCAGGGAGAGCGGGGAGACAGCGGTGAACGAGACAGGCGGGCACGAGGACTTCGGGTTCGAGGCGCGGATGCGTGA
- a CDS encoding protein-tyrosine phosphatase family protein, giving the protein MEKDTRAWSENDLGVLTLPSGRLIRGRGLRRPLDPAAPTPAYALYLLGRRPPASSWESRWVHWPDFRLPADHDDARAALTEAWRRAADERVEIACAGGRGRTGTALACLAVLDGVPPTEAVAFVRHHYDPRAVETPWQRRYVRRFGVSGEAQGRG; this is encoded by the coding sequence ATGGAGAAGGACACACGGGCCTGGAGTGAGAACGACCTCGGAGTGCTCACCCTGCCCTCCGGCCGGCTGATCCGCGGCCGCGGCCTGCGCCGCCCCCTCGACCCGGCGGCGCCCACCCCCGCCTACGCCCTCTACCTCCTGGGCCGACGCCCTCCGGCGTCGTCCTGGGAGTCCCGCTGGGTCCACTGGCCCGACTTCCGCCTCCCCGCCGACCACGATGACGCCCGCGCGGCCCTCACCGAGGCGTGGCGCCGGGCGGCCGACGAACGCGTGGAGATCGCCTGCGCCGGCGGCCGCGGCCGCACCGGCACAGCCCTGGCCTGCCTGGCGGTCCTGGACGGCGTCCCCCCGACCGAAGCAGTCGCCTTCGTCCGCCACCACTACGACCCCCGAGCGGTGGAGACGCCTTGGCAGCGACGGTATGTACGGCGGTTCGGCGTTTCCGGCGAAGCGCAGGGCCGCGGCTAG